One genomic window of Malaciobacter molluscorum LMG 25693 includes the following:
- the pyrF gene encoding orotidine-5'-phosphate decarboxylase produces MKLCISLDLPTAKENIELVKKVNELENISEVWLKVGFRSFIRDGQKFLEDLKAINNSFKLFLDLKLYDIPNTMADAAFEISNFGIVDMFNIHASSGRIAMQTVMQRIKDIPNRPIVLAVTALTSFDNDNFRSVYNEDIDTKARRFAIDAFDSGIDGVVCSAHESRDIKSCTADDFITLCPGIRPFGEDSQDQKRVADLDFAKKELVDYIVVGRPIYKSEEPKEVVNKILENI; encoded by the coding sequence TTGAAATTATGCATATCTTTAGATTTACCTACAGCTAAAGAGAATATTGAATTAGTTAAAAAGGTAAATGAATTAGAAAATATTAGTGAAGTTTGGCTAAAAGTAGGATTTAGAAGTTTTATTAGAGATGGACAAAAGTTTTTAGAAGATTTAAAAGCAATAAATAATAGTTTCAAACTTTTTTTAGATTTAAAACTTTATGATATTCCAAATACAATGGCAGATGCAGCATTTGAAATTTCAAATTTTGGTATTGTTGATATGTTTAATATTCATGCAAGTTCAGGAAGAATTGCAATGCAAACAGTAATGCAAAGAATAAAAGATATCCCAAATAGACCTATTGTTTTAGCAGTTACTGCTCTTACTTCATTTGATAATGATAATTTTAGATCAGTTTATAATGAAGATATAGATACAAAAGCTAGAAGATTTGCTATTGATGCATTTGATTCTGGTATTGATGGCGTTGTTTGTTCTGCTCATGAAAGTAGAGATATTAAATCTTGTACAGCAGATGATTTTATTACTTTATGTCCAGGAATTAGACCTTTTGGTGAAGATTCTCAAGATCAAAAAAGAGTAGCAGATTTAGATTTTGCAAAAAAAGAGTTGGTTGATTATATTGTTGTTGGAAGACCAATATACAAATCTGAAGAACCAAAAGAAGTAGTAAATAAAATTTTAGAAAATATTTAA
- the ribH gene encoding 6,7-dimethyl-8-ribityllumazine synthase, whose amino-acid sequence MKVIEGKLRLNGNEKIAIINGRFNHIITDRLVEGAKDAFIRHGGNEDNLDLLLVPGAFEIPFALEKALESGKYDAVCCVGAVIRGATPHFDYISAEATKGIATVTLKYGKPVSNGVLTTDTIEQAIERAGSKVGNKGAEAMITIIEMLDLYNELGK is encoded by the coding sequence ATGAAAGTTATAGAAGGTAAATTAAGACTTAATGGTAATGAAAAGATTGCAATTATTAATGGAAGATTTAATCATATCATTACTGATAGATTAGTTGAAGGTGCTAAAGATGCATTTATAAGACATGGTGGAAATGAAGATAACTTAGATTTATTATTAGTTCCAGGAGCATTTGAAATTCCATTTGCATTAGAAAAAGCATTAGAAAGTGGAAAATATGATGCTGTTTGTTGTGTAGGAGCAGTAATTAGAGGAGCTACACCTCACTTTGATTATATCTCAGCTGAAGCAACAAAAGGTATTGCAACTGTAACTTTAAAATATGGAAAACCTGTATCAAATGGTGTTTTAACTACAGATACAATAGAACAAGCTATTGAAAGAGCAGGTTCAAAAGTAGGGAACAAAGGTGCAGAAGCAATGATTACAATTATTGAAATGCTAGATTTATATAATGAGTTAGGAAAGTAA
- the nusB gene encoding transcription antitermination factor NusB — translation MATRTQARESVIGLLYAVDLGNDGIIKFVDEILEDKKIRNKQKDFALNLFNGVIDNLEKIDEEIQVHLNQGSLNDLGNVEKSILRLAVYEILFENLDKPIIINEAIELSKRLASDNAPKFINGVLDKVKR, via the coding sequence ATGGCAACTAGAACACAAGCAAGAGAGTCGGTTATTGGTTTACTTTATGCAGTAGATTTAGGAAATGATGGAATTATTAAATTTGTTGATGAAATTTTAGAAGATAAAAAAATAAGAAATAAACAAAAAGATTTTGCATTAAATCTTTTTAATGGTGTAATTGATAATTTAGAAAAAATTGATGAAGAGATTCAAGTACATTTAAATCAAGGTTCTTTAAATGATTTAGGAAATGTTGAAAAATCTATTTTAAGATTAGCAGTTTATGAAATATTGTTTGAAAATCTAGATAAACCAATAATTATAAATGAAGCAATAGAATTATCTAAAAGATTAGCAAGTGATAATGCACCAAAATTTATTAATGGTGTTCTTGATAAAGTAAAAAGGTAG
- the kdsA gene encoding 3-deoxy-8-phosphooctulonate synthase, whose amino-acid sequence MIILTGPCVLEDRDTVMKIAEKLQPLSEDKRVEFYFKASFDKANRTSIHSYRGPGLDEGLKIFEEVKKEFGYKLITDIHESHQAKPAAEVIDILQIPAFLCRQTDLLVEAAKTNAKINIKKGQFLAADAMKHPVQKVLETRGEKDINYNISKQNGVWLCERGNTFGYGALVVDMRNLILMREYAPVIFDATHSVQIPSTGGTTGGNSEFVSYMARAAASVGVDGFFFETHIDPSIAKSDGPNMLEVSKLYKTVDEIFAIKDALNI is encoded by the coding sequence ATGATTATATTGACTGGACCATGTGTCTTAGAAGATAGAGATACAGTAATGAAAATTGCAGAAAAACTTCAACCTCTAAGTGAAGATAAAAGAGTAGAGTTCTATTTTAAAGCATCTTTTGATAAAGCAAATAGAACTAGTATCCATTCTTATAGAGGACCTGGATTAGATGAAGGACTAAAAATATTTGAAGAAGTAAAAAAAGAGTTTGGATATAAACTTATTACAGATATACATGAATCTCATCAAGCAAAGCCAGCTGCTGAGGTTATAGATATTTTACAAATACCAGCTTTTTTATGTAGACAAACAGATCTTTTAGTAGAAGCTGCAAAAACAAATGCAAAGATAAATATTAAAAAAGGGCAGTTTTTAGCAGCAGATGCAATGAAACATCCGGTTCAAAAGGTATTAGAAACTAGAGGTGAAAAAGATATAAATTATAATATCTCAAAACAAAATGGTGTATGGCTTTGTGAAAGAGGCAATACTTTTGGTTATGGAGCTTTAGTTGTAGATATGAGAAATTTAATATTAATGAGAGAGTATGCTCCTGTTATTTTTGATGCTACTCATTCTGTGCAAATTCCAAGCACCGGAGGAACAACAGGAGGAAATTCTGAATTTGTTTCATATATGGCAAGAGCAGCAGCAAGTGTAGGTGTAGATGGATTCTTTTTTGAAACTCATATTGATCCATCTATTGCAAAAAGTGATGGACCAAATATGTTAGAAGTAAGTAAATTATATAAAACAGTAGATGAGATATTTGCAATTAAAGATGCTTTAAATATTTAG